From Syntrophaceae bacterium, one genomic window encodes:
- a CDS encoding potassium transporter KefB, translating into MPHDLMSDILIIFGLSVGVLFLFAKIRVPALVGFIFTGMLAGPHGLGLIHQAENVEILAEVGIVALLFTIGLEFSFRHLVKIRRSVLFGGSLQVGLTTLAGAGIAALAGFPVGQSLFFGFLLSLSSTAIVLKALQDRAELDTPHGSAALGILIFQDLAIVPMILLVPLLAGMQRGAGPDLYMAVAKGTLAIAVIAAGAKWIVPFWLHAVARSRSRELFLLAVILICLSVAWLTNLAGLSLALGAFLAGLMISESPYSHEAVGHVLPFRDVFTSFFFVSVGMLLDMAFFLAQPFLILGLTIAVLLLKEVLAAGTVAIEGRPLRVAIMAGLALSQIGEFSFVLSKVGMNYGLMSPRMYQIFLAVSVFTMALTPFVIAGSPRLARLILSWPLPARFKKGGSLYHSPKETFLGDHLIIIGFGLNGRNIARAAGQTGIPYVILETNPDTVREERRAGLPIHYGDATHEAVLDSVGVRSARTLVVAINDPTATRRIVELARRLNGRLHIIVRTRYLGEMAALHELGADEVIPEEFETSIEIFARVLRKYLIPKPEIDRYVSEIRTGGYDMLRALAPEAGVCTDLRICLPDAEVATFRIEEESVAASRTIGDMALRKKHGVTILAIRRGDEMLYNPDPAMQLSTGDILVSFGAPEQTAAVAGLFAAGGLEPERDAGAKNS; encoded by the coding sequence ATGCCCCACGACCTGATGTCGGACATCCTGATCATTTTCGGCCTTTCCGTGGGGGTCCTCTTTCTCTTTGCGAAGATCCGCGTCCCCGCCCTGGTGGGATTCATCTTTACGGGGATGCTTGCCGGTCCCCACGGGTTGGGGCTCATCCACCAGGCGGAAAACGTGGAGATCCTGGCCGAGGTGGGGATTGTGGCCCTCCTGTTCACCATCGGGCTTGAGTTTTCCTTCCGTCACCTCGTGAAGATCCGTCGCTCCGTCCTTTTCGGCGGGTCCCTCCAGGTGGGCCTCACAACCCTGGCCGGAGCCGGAATCGCGGCGCTGGCGGGCTTTCCCGTCGGCCAGTCGCTGTTCTTCGGCTTTCTCCTCTCCCTGAGCAGCACCGCCATCGTGCTCAAGGCCCTGCAGGACCGGGCCGAGCTGGATACGCCCCACGGCAGCGCCGCCCTGGGCATCCTCATTTTCCAGGACCTGGCCATCGTTCCCATGATCCTGCTGGTTCCCCTCCTCGCGGGAATGCAACGGGGCGCGGGACCCGACCTGTACATGGCGGTGGCCAAGGGCACCCTTGCGATCGCGGTCATCGCCGCCGGGGCGAAATGGATCGTCCCCTTCTGGCTTCACGCCGTCGCCCGCTCCCGGAGCCGCGAGCTCTTTCTGCTGGCGGTGATCCTCATCTGCCTGTCCGTCGCCTGGCTGACGAACCTGGCCGGACTGTCGCTCGCCCTGGGGGCGTTTCTCGCGGGACTGATGATCTCCGAGTCGCCTTACAGCCACGAGGCGGTCGGCCATGTCCTGCCCTTCCGTGACGTCTTCACGAGCTTTTTCTTCGTCTCCGTCGGGATGCTCCTGGATATGGCGTTTTTCCTGGCCCAGCCGTTCCTCATCCTGGGATTGACCATCGCGGTCCTGCTCCTGAAGGAAGTGCTGGCGGCGGGAACCGTGGCGATCGAGGGGCGCCCGCTCCGGGTCGCCATCATGGCGGGCCTGGCGCTCAGCCAGATCGGAGAGTTCTCCTTCGTCCTGTCGAAGGTCGGCATGAACTACGGCCTGATGAGCCCCCGGATGTACCAGATCTTCCTGGCCGTCTCGGTCTTCACCATGGCCCTGACCCCCTTCGTCATCGCCGGATCCCCGCGCCTGGCGCGCCTGATCCTGTCCTGGCCGCTGCCGGCGCGTTTCAAGAAGGGCGGCTCGCTGTATCACAGCCCGAAAGAGACCTTCCTGGGCGATCACCTGATCATTATCGGATTCGGCCTGAACGGGCGGAACATCGCCCGGGCTGCCGGGCAGACGGGCATCCCCTACGTGATCCTCGAGACGAACCCGGACACGGTCCGGGAAGAGCGACGCGCCGGACTGCCCATCCATTACGGCGACGCCACCCATGAGGCGGTCCTGGATTCCGTGGGCGTCCGGTCGGCCCGGACGCTGGTTGTGGCCATCAACGATCCCACGGCGACCCGGAGGATCGTCGAACTGGCCCGCCGTCTCAATGGGCGGCTCCACATCATCGTGCGGACCCGGTATCTCGGCGAGATGGCTGCGCTCCACGAGTTGGGAGCCGACGAGGTGATTCCCGAGGAATTCGAGACGTCCATCGAGATCTTCGCCCGGGTCTTGAGGAAGTACCTCATCCCGAAGCCCGAGATCGACCGCTACGTCAGCGAAATCCGAACGGGCGGCTACGACATGCTCCGAGCCCTGGCACCCGAGGCGGGCGTCTGTACGGACCTCAGGATCTGCCTCCCCGACGCGGAGGTTGCCACGTTCCGGATTGAGGAGGAATCCGTGGCGGCCAGCCGGACCATCGGCGACATGGCCCTCCGGAAAAAGCACGGCGTGACGATCCTGGCGATCCGGCGAGGTGACGAAATGCTCTACAATCCCGACCCCGCGATGCAGCTCTCCACCGGGGACATCCTGGTTTCCTTCGGTGCACCGGAGCAGACGGCCGCCGTGGCCGGTCTCTTCGCGGCGGGTGGACTTGAACCGGAGCGGGACGCGGGTGCGAAAAACTCCTGA